In the genome of Hymenobacter cellulosivorans, one region contains:
- a CDS encoding retron system putative HNH endonuclease: MIKVTKSQPAPAILARRGTRHVRQLEKLQEANPAACQAPDNTILHSRDGIYNDTTVKDQLRKDQHKKCCYCESLFTATSYGDVEHFRPKAGYQQEWEGPLHKPGYYWLAYEWSNLFFSCQLCNQEYKGNYFPLRNQAARAQSHAEVLSLEQPLLLDPTQDDPEKHLTFVRDAIKGLDDRGEESIRAFGLDRPDLIKSRIEHLKGLRQMYMLGRFTFNLPLSNPEQEFLDALKLSVAEGREAAEEARQIWQEAALDSAEYAGMVRANFDYLPRH; encoded by the coding sequence GGCTATCCTGGCCCGGCGGGGCACCCGGCACGTGCGGCAATTGGAAAAGCTGCAAGAGGCCAATCCCGCCGCCTGCCAGGCTCCCGATAACACGATCCTGCACTCCCGCGACGGTATCTATAACGATACGACCGTAAAAGACCAGCTCCGGAAAGATCAGCACAAGAAGTGCTGCTACTGTGAATCCCTCTTTACTGCTACCAGCTACGGCGATGTGGAGCACTTCCGCCCCAAGGCTGGGTACCAGCAGGAGTGGGAGGGCCCCTTGCACAAACCAGGCTATTATTGGCTGGCTTACGAGTGGAGCAATCTGTTTTTCTCCTGCCAATTGTGTAATCAGGAGTACAAGGGCAACTACTTCCCCCTGCGAAACCAAGCCGCCCGCGCCCAGTCACACGCGGAGGTACTGTCGTTGGAGCAACCCCTGCTGCTGGACCCCACCCAGGACGACCCGGAAAAGCACCTGACCTTCGTGCGGGATGCCATCAAAGGGCTCGATGACCGGGGCGAAGAAAGTATCCGCGCCTTTGGCCTCGACCGGCCCGATCTTATCAAAAGCCGTATTGAGCATTTGAAGGGGCTGCGCCAGATGTACATGTTGGGCAGATTTACTTTTAACCTACCTCTAAGCAATCCGGAGCAGGAGTTTCTTGATGCATTAAAGCTTTCGGTTGCCGAGGGGCGGGAAGCTGCCGAGGAAGCCCGGCAAATTTGGCAAGAAGCCGCCCTCGACTCGGCCGAGTACGCTGGCATGGTCCGGGCCAACTTCGACTATCTGCCGCGTCACTAA
- a CDS encoding MFS transporter — protein sequence MTTVSTPSAAAPDASFSDIPKDDKRITRGWTFYDWANSVYPLVITSSIFPIYWGAMVKQVTGTDSGKSPVDFLGFQVPGSSLLTYAISAAFLLIALISPFLTSLADFSGRKKLFMQVFCYLGALSCAALFFFTPDTFTASTFIFISATIGFSGSIVFYNSYLPLISSEEKYDSLSARGFSMGYIGSVLLLVICLGLIMGHDKLGLEEGFATRLAFLLTGIWWAGFAQIPFFTLPADPGRPAGAADDSGWLLNGFRELGKVWAQLKGLPNLKRFLLAYFTYNMGVQTVMYVATIFGDEELKLESSALILTILLLQLVGILGAWLFSKLSERIGNTRALSWSVFIWMLICVAGYYVQAGWSFYALASVIGLTMGAIQSLSRSTYSKIIPENTPNTAAFFSFFDVTEKLSIVIGTAVFGIIAQITGSMRNSILSLIVFFVLGLVFLLTLRGRKLRDEPTDAPTTVGPPPATPNIGMPATPK from the coding sequence ATGACCACCGTTTCTACTCCGTCGGCCGCCGCGCCCGATGCTTCTTTCAGCGACATTCCCAAGGACGACAAGCGCATCACCCGCGGCTGGACCTTCTACGACTGGGCCAACTCGGTGTACCCGCTGGTCATTACCAGCTCCATCTTTCCCATCTACTGGGGCGCGATGGTGAAGCAGGTGACCGGTACCGACAGCGGCAAGAGCCCCGTCGACTTCCTAGGCTTCCAGGTGCCGGGCTCGTCGCTGCTGACCTACGCCATATCGGCCGCCTTCCTGCTTATTGCCCTTATCAGCCCGTTTCTGACGTCCTTGGCCGACTTCTCGGGGCGTAAGAAGCTCTTCATGCAGGTGTTCTGCTATCTGGGAGCCCTGTCCTGCGCGGCCCTGTTCTTCTTCACCCCGGATACTTTCACGGCCAGCACCTTTATCTTCATCTCGGCCACCATTGGCTTCTCGGGCTCCATCGTCTTCTACAACTCCTACCTGCCCCTGATTTCCTCGGAGGAAAAGTACGATTCGCTCTCGGCCCGGGGCTTTTCCATGGGCTATATCGGCTCGGTATTGCTGCTCGTTATCTGCCTGGGCCTGATTATGGGCCACGATAAGCTGGGGCTGGAAGAAGGCTTTGCCACCCGCCTGGCTTTCCTGCTCACGGGCATCTGGTGGGCCGGCTTCGCCCAGATTCCCTTCTTCACCCTGCCTGCCGACCCTGGCCGTCCCGCCGGGGCCGCCGATGATTCGGGCTGGCTGCTCAACGGCTTCCGGGAGCTGGGCAAGGTGTGGGCTCAGCTTAAAGGCTTGCCCAACCTGAAGCGCTTCCTGCTGGCTTACTTCACCTACAACATGGGCGTGCAGACGGTGATGTACGTGGCCACCATCTTCGGCGACGAGGAGCTGAAGCTCGAAAGCTCGGCCCTTATCCTAACCATTCTGCTGCTCCAACTCGTGGGTATTCTGGGGGCCTGGCTGTTTTCCAAACTCTCGGAGCGCATCGGCAACACCCGGGCCCTGAGCTGGTCGGTGTTTATTTGGATGCTGATCTGCGTGGCTGGCTATTACGTGCAGGCTGGCTGGAGTTTCTACGCCCTGGCCTCGGTTATCGGCCTCACGATGGGGGCCATTCAGAGCCTTTCGCGCAGCACCTACTCCAAGATTATCCCCGAAAACACGCCCAACACCGCCGCCTTCTTCAGCTTCTTCGACGTAACCGAGAAGCTCAGCATCGTCATCGGCACGGCCGTCTTCGGCATCATTGCCCAGATTACGGGCTCCATGCGCAATAGCATTCTGTCGCTCATCGTGTTCTTCGTGCTGGGCCTGGTGTTCCTGCTCACCCTGCGCGGCCGCAAGCTGCGCGATGAGCCGACTGATGCTCCGACCACCGTAGGCCCGCCGCCCGCCACGCCCAACATCGGGATGCCCGCGACGCCGAAGTAA
- a CDS encoding amidohydrolase: protein MTSYRRLALLPLLGALAASCSTSSRQPADLLVYNATVYTVDSTFSQAQAFAVQDGKFVAVGSADELRQKFQAKQEVDAQGQFIYPGFYDAHCHFYRYALGLRDADLVGTTSWDAVLQKLQQHRQQYPQAAWLTGRGWDQNDWADKQFPTKDELDKRFPDVPVFIIRVDGHAALVNQKALDLAAVTASTPISGGTITRDAQGKLTGLLVDNAVDLVSVKIPEPTPAEANTLLLQAQQLCLAVGLTSLADAGLDKANIDRMEALQKQNKLKLRLYTMLNPTAANKEFYFKNGPVYQDRLTVNSFKVYADGALGSRGACLVEPYHDRPKETGFLLSTEKEYRALAKEIAASKFQMNTHAIGDSANRIILNIYGEALQGQKDRRWRIEHAQVITPADMPKFGQFGIVPSVQPTHATSDMYWAGERLGQDRLKTAYAYEELRKQYGQVAIGSDFPVEDINPLFGFHSAVARQDAKNYPSGGFQMENALSRPDALRGMTTWAAHAAFEDKQKGSIKPGMAADFVVLNKDLLKAPATELRGAQVQQTWIAGEQVYKRK from the coding sequence ATGACTTCCTACCGCCGCCTCGCGCTGTTGCCCTTGCTGGGCGCACTAGCCGCTTCCTGCTCCACCTCCTCCCGCCAGCCCGCCGACCTGCTGGTCTACAACGCCACGGTGTATACTGTGGACTCTACCTTTTCCCAGGCCCAGGCCTTTGCCGTGCAGGACGGCAAGTTTGTAGCCGTGGGCTCGGCCGACGAGTTGCGCCAGAAGTTTCAGGCCAAGCAGGAAGTAGACGCCCAGGGGCAGTTTATCTACCCTGGCTTCTACGATGCCCACTGCCACTTCTACCGCTACGCCCTGGGGTTGCGCGATGCTGATTTGGTCGGGACTACTTCCTGGGATGCCGTGCTGCAAAAGCTGCAGCAGCACCGGCAGCAGTACCCGCAGGCCGCCTGGCTCACGGGCCGGGGCTGGGACCAGAACGACTGGGCCGACAAGCAGTTTCCGACCAAAGACGAGCTGGATAAGCGCTTCCCCGACGTGCCCGTATTCATTATCCGGGTGGATGGGCACGCCGCGCTGGTCAACCAGAAAGCCCTGGACCTGGCCGCGGTGACGGCAAGCACGCCCATCAGCGGCGGCACCATCACCCGCGACGCCCAGGGCAAGCTGACGGGTTTGCTGGTCGATAACGCCGTGGATTTGGTATCGGTGAAGATACCCGAGCCGACGCCCGCTGAAGCCAATACCCTGCTCTTGCAGGCCCAGCAGCTATGCCTGGCGGTAGGGCTGACCAGCCTGGCTGACGCCGGTCTTGATAAAGCCAACATCGACCGGATGGAAGCGTTGCAGAAGCAGAATAAGCTTAAGCTGCGCCTCTACACCATGCTCAACCCAACGGCGGCCAACAAGGAGTTCTACTTCAAGAACGGCCCCGTATACCAGGACCGGCTCACGGTCAATTCCTTTAAGGTGTATGCCGATGGCGCCCTGGGCTCCCGCGGGGCCTGCCTGGTCGAGCCTTACCACGACCGGCCCAAGGAAACCGGCTTTTTGCTCTCGACGGAGAAGGAATACCGCGCTCTGGCCAAGGAAATTGCGGCCAGCAAGTTCCAGATGAACACCCACGCCATCGGCGACTCAGCCAACCGCATCATCCTTAATATCTACGGGGAGGCCCTGCAAGGCCAGAAAGACCGGCGCTGGCGCATCGAGCACGCCCAGGTCATCACCCCGGCCGATATGCCCAAATTCGGGCAGTTCGGCATCGTGCCCTCGGTGCAGCCTACGCACGCTACCTCGGACATGTACTGGGCCGGGGAGCGGCTGGGGCAAGACCGCCTGAAAACGGCCTACGCCTACGAGGAGCTGCGCAAGCAGTACGGGCAGGTGGCCATCGGCTCCGACTTCCCGGTGGAAGACATCAACCCGCTGTTTGGCTTCCACTCGGCCGTGGCCCGGCAGGATGCCAAGAACTACCCCAGCGGCGGCTTCCAGATGGAAAACGCCCTGAGCCGCCCCGATGCCCTGCGCGGCATGACCACCTGGGCCGCCCACGCCGCCTTTGAAGACAAACAGAAAGGCAGCATCAAGCCCGGTATGGCCGCCGACTTCGTGGTCCTGAACAAGGACTTGCTCAAAGCCCCCGCCACCGAGCTGCGCGGGGCCCAGGTGCAACAGACCTGGATTGCCGGCGAACAGGTGTACAAGCGCAAGTAG
- a CDS encoding AMP nucleosidase, with product MKTKADIVENWLPRYTGVPLNEFGQYILLTNFINYVTMFAEQFGVEIRGIDKPMQTATANNITIINFGMGSPMAATVMDLLGAIKPKAALFLGKCGGLKNKTKLGDLILPIAAIRGEGTSDDYLPAEIPALPSFRLQRAVSSMIKKHEKDYWTGTVYTTNRRVWEHDENFKDYLRQIRAMAVDMETATIFTVGFVNEIPHGALLLVSDNPMTPEGVKTSESDKKVTSDYVTSHLQIGIDSLIELQNSGESVKHMRFE from the coding sequence ATGAAAACCAAAGCCGACATTGTCGAGAACTGGCTGCCCCGCTACACCGGCGTGCCCCTGAACGAGTTTGGCCAGTATATTCTGCTGACCAACTTTATTAACTACGTCACGATGTTCGCCGAGCAGTTCGGCGTCGAAATTCGGGGCATCGACAAGCCCATGCAAACGGCTACGGCCAACAACATCACCATCATCAACTTCGGCATGGGCTCCCCCATGGCCGCTACCGTGATGGACTTGCTGGGTGCCATTAAGCCCAAGGCGGCGCTGTTTTTGGGCAAGTGCGGCGGGTTGAAAAACAAGACCAAGCTCGGCGACCTCATCCTGCCCATCGCCGCCATTCGCGGCGAAGGTACTTCGGACGACTATCTGCCGGCCGAAATTCCGGCTCTGCCCTCCTTCCGCTTGCAGCGGGCCGTGAGCAGCATGATCAAGAAGCACGAGAAGGACTACTGGACCGGCACGGTGTACACCACCAACCGCCGTGTATGGGAGCATGACGAGAACTTCAAAGATTACCTGCGCCAGATCCGGGCTATGGCCGTAGATATGGAAACGGCCACGATTTTCACCGTGGGCTTTGTCAATGAAATTCCCCACGGCGCCCTGCTGCTGGTGAGCGACAACCCGATGACGCCCGAGGGCGTGAAAACTTCTGAGAGCGACAAAAAGGTTACATCCGACTACGTGACCTCCCACCTGCAAATCGGTATCGATTCGCTGATTGAGCTGCAGAACTCGGGCGAATCGGTGAAGCACATGCGCTTCGAGTAG
- a CDS encoding type I restriction enzyme HsdR N-terminal domain-containing protein, which produces MLIWDILRRKQVVLTPEEWVRQHVVHYLIDHLGYPKSLLSLERGHAYNKRQKRTDLCAFDASGKPLLLVECKASSVALTSAVAMQIGTYNQTIGAPLLLVTNGVQHFCWRVHSLNRTNQALSFIPTYAEALELLALAHPDAS; this is translated from the coding sequence TTGCTAATCTGGGATATTCTGCGCCGCAAACAAGTGGTGCTCACGCCCGAGGAATGGGTCCGTCAGCACGTGGTACACTATCTGATTGACCACCTGGGGTATCCGAAAAGCCTGCTGAGCCTGGAACGGGGCCACGCCTACAACAAGCGCCAGAAGCGCACCGACCTCTGCGCCTTTGATGCCAGCGGCAAACCGTTGCTGCTGGTCGAGTGCAAGGCCTCCTCGGTGGCCCTGACGAGTGCCGTAGCCATGCAGATCGGTACCTATAACCAAACCATCGGGGCTCCGCTGCTGCTGGTCACGAACGGGGTGCAGCACTTCTGCTGGCGGGTCCATTCCCTGAACCGTACCAATCAAGCCTTGTCTTTTATTCCCACCTACGCCGAGGCGCTGGAGCTACTGGCCCTGGCCCACCCCGACGCCTCATGA
- a CDS encoding LTA synthase family protein: MISPLLRLLVRRLLLLMGAYVFLRLGFYWANYAAFQEASLNQVLWAFLHGFRFDISAILLLNIPFLLLSLVPSFGRSWQRALRGVYLVLNALGLAVNLIDTIYFKFIGRRTSNELFTITGDIQRQAGQLVGHYWFLLIPFSLLFGLLWYFYPMPTVRDAEYYAREPRTIRRFGRVALEIVVLAAFTVLGIRGGLQLKPLRTGHAFMQTSPPILGHVTLNSTFTFQKSFGYEPVERRNYFTTPAALQQALAIHKPLPRSGAPRDNVVILLIESFASEYNGIENGGKGYTPFFDSLATQGLFFRDHYANGRRSIESLPAVLAGLPGLMDSPFITSNFQTDELHGLGELLGRHGYSTSVFHGAENGTMGFNTFSGIAGMQRYYGLNEYPGGAKSPDYDGHWGIFDEPYLQYFARELGQQKEPFLSTVFTLTSHEPFPVPAKYKGKFAPGELPIHASIGYTDFALQQFFKAASKQPWFNRTLFIILADHTSQTLRPEYQNVLGSFKTPLLLYHPGGPLPAADVHRITQQADVTPTVIDYLGIAAEKQLLPFGYSVFDNRTSGRAIFLRDNSHFLVHRDFVTELTATNQVRLYPYQTHSMPAEPLKNPDPQKLKQYGDELKACLQLFTNGLLDNSLYKR; encoded by the coding sequence ATGATTTCCCCGCTGTTGCGTTTGCTGGTGCGCCGCCTGCTGTTGCTCATGGGCGCTTACGTGTTCTTGCGTTTGGGCTTTTACTGGGCCAACTATGCGGCATTTCAGGAAGCTAGTCTCAACCAGGTGCTCTGGGCTTTTCTGCACGGCTTCCGGTTCGATATTTCGGCCATTCTACTGCTGAATATTCCCTTCCTGCTGCTGTCGTTGGTTCCTAGCTTTGGCCGCAGCTGGCAACGGGCGCTGCGCGGAGTGTATTTGGTGCTGAATGCACTGGGGCTGGCCGTCAACCTGATTGACACTATCTACTTTAAGTTTATCGGGCGGCGCACCAGCAACGAGTTGTTTACCATTACCGGCGACATTCAGCGGCAAGCCGGGCAGCTGGTAGGCCATTACTGGTTCCTGCTGATTCCTTTTAGTCTGCTGTTTGGGCTGCTGTGGTATTTCTACCCGATGCCTACGGTCCGGGATGCCGAGTACTATGCCCGTGAGCCGCGCACTATCCGCCGCTTTGGCCGCGTGGCGCTGGAAATCGTGGTGCTGGCTGCTTTTACCGTGCTCGGTATTCGGGGTGGCCTGCAGCTCAAGCCCTTGCGCACCGGCCACGCCTTTATGCAGACCTCGCCCCCGATTCTGGGCCACGTCACGCTGAACAGCACCTTTACCTTCCAGAAAAGCTTTGGCTACGAGCCCGTAGAGCGGCGCAACTACTTTACTACGCCAGCAGCCTTGCAGCAGGCGCTGGCTATTCACAAGCCCCTGCCCCGCTCCGGTGCCCCGCGCGACAACGTGGTGATTCTGCTCATCGAAAGCTTTGCCTCGGAGTACAACGGCATCGAAAACGGCGGCAAGGGCTACACCCCGTTTTTCGACTCGTTGGCGACGCAGGGCCTGTTTTTCCGGGACCACTACGCCAACGGCCGCCGCTCCATCGAGTCGTTGCCGGCGGTGCTGGCGGGTTTGCCCGGGCTGATGGACAGCCCGTTTATCACCTCCAATTTCCAGACCGACGAGCTGCACGGCCTGGGCGAGCTGCTGGGCCGCCACGGCTATTCAACTTCCGTATTTCACGGGGCCGAAAACGGCACCATGGGCTTCAATACCTTCAGTGGCATTGCCGGCATGCAGCGCTACTACGGGCTGAACGAATACCCCGGCGGGGCCAAAAGCCCGGATTACGATGGCCACTGGGGCATCTTCGACGAGCCCTACCTGCAGTACTTTGCCCGGGAGCTGGGCCAGCAGAAGGAGCCGTTTTTGTCCACGGTGTTCACCCTGACTTCGCACGAGCCGTTTCCGGTACCGGCCAAGTACAAGGGCAAATTCGCGCCCGGCGAGCTGCCGATTCACGCTTCCATCGGTTACACCGATTTTGCCCTGCAGCAGTTCTTCAAAGCCGCCAGCAAGCAGCCTTGGTTTAACCGCACGCTGTTCATCATCCTGGCCGACCACACTTCCCAGACCCTACGCCCCGAGTACCAGAACGTGCTGGGTTCCTTCAAAACGCCACTGCTGCTCTACCATCCCGGGGGCCCGCTGCCCGCCGCCGACGTGCACCGCATCACCCAGCAGGCCGACGTGACGCCCACCGTCATCGACTACCTGGGCATTGCGGCCGAGAAGCAGCTGCTGCCCTTTGGCTACTCCGTGTTTGATAACCGCACCAGCGGCCGGGCCATCTTTCTGCGCGACAATTCCCACTTCCTGGTGCACCGCGACTTCGTGACGGAGCTGACGGCCACCAACCAGGTGCGGCTCTACCCCTACCAGACGCACAGCATGCCCGCCGAGCCGCTGAAAAACCCCGACCCGCAGAAGCTCAAACAGTACGGCGACGAGCTCAAAGCCTGCCTGCAGCTCTTCACCAACGGCTTGCTGGATAACTCCCTGTATAAGCGCTGA
- a CDS encoding SMI1/KNR4 family protein — translation MKGILYTGGELTDLVSFARLPSYLQTFLREQNGVVAYFGGLHIRGCVQEPTWHSLHTAWQSGAAFWHTYAEVLETDIPFAQDCVGNQFLLRGDAVLFLDTETGELADLEVDFKHFLFGVEKFPLDALGMEPLRAFQQRGGKLEPGQLLSVVPPLCIKSAVKPTLKPEPVAERLSFLASFYKQIKDLPDGQNIHLKPSQD, via the coding sequence ATGAAAGGAATTCTGTATACCGGCGGCGAGTTGACTGACCTAGTAAGCTTTGCCCGCCTTCCCTCCTATCTGCAGACCTTTTTGCGCGAGCAAAACGGCGTGGTGGCTTACTTTGGTGGATTGCACATCCGGGGCTGCGTGCAGGAGCCCACCTGGCACTCCTTGCACACCGCCTGGCAAAGCGGAGCTGCTTTCTGGCACACCTACGCGGAAGTGCTGGAAACCGACATTCCCTTTGCCCAGGACTGTGTGGGCAACCAGTTTCTGCTGCGCGGCGACGCGGTGCTGTTTCTGGACACCGAAACCGGGGAGCTGGCCGATCTGGAAGTCGACTTCAAGCACTTTCTATTCGGAGTTGAGAAGTTTCCGCTCGATGCCCTGGGCATGGAGCCGCTGCGCGCGTTTCAGCAGCGGGGCGGCAAGCTGGAGCCCGGTCAGTTGTTGAGCGTTGTGCCGCCCTTGTGCATCAAATCGGCGGTGAAACCGACGCTGAAGCCGGAACCCGTGGCTGAGCGGCTGAGTTTTCTGGCCAGCTTTTACAAGCAGATCAAAGACTTGCCCGACGGCCAGAATATTCACCTTAAGCCCAGCCAGGACTAA
- the ald gene encoding alanine dehydrogenase has protein sequence MIIGVPKEIKNNENRVGLTPAGVAEFRKHGHDVYVQATAGEGSGFQDAEYEQAGATILPTIAAVYEKAEMIVKVKEPIKEEYNLIKEGQLLFTYFHFASGEELTHAMIERKAVCLAYETVELPSRALPLLIPMSEVAGRMAPQEGAKYLEKPLKGRGILLGGVPGVKPAHVLVLGGGIVGTQAAKVAAGLGAQVTIMDISLNRLRELDDFMPKNVVTQYSNEYNIREAIKTADLVVGAVLIPGAKAPHLITREMLKTMRPGTVLVDVAVDQGGCIETCVPTTHENPTFIIDDIVHYCVANMPGAVPYTSTLALTNATLPYAVKLANLGWQEACRRDASLRLGLNVVHGEVVYPGVAEAWNLPLVSVDTVLEGATA, from the coding sequence ATGATCATCGGCGTACCGAAAGAAATCAAAAACAACGAAAACCGTGTCGGCCTCACCCCAGCTGGTGTGGCTGAATTCCGCAAGCACGGCCACGACGTGTATGTGCAAGCCACGGCCGGTGAAGGCAGCGGTTTTCAGGACGCTGAGTACGAGCAGGCTGGCGCTACCATCCTGCCTACCATTGCGGCCGTGTACGAGAAGGCCGAAATGATTGTGAAGGTAAAAGAGCCGATCAAGGAGGAATACAACCTGATTAAGGAAGGCCAGCTGCTGTTCACCTACTTCCACTTTGCCTCGGGCGAGGAACTGACCCACGCTATGATTGAGCGCAAAGCGGTGTGCCTGGCCTACGAAACCGTAGAACTGCCCTCGCGCGCCCTGCCTTTGCTTATCCCGATGAGCGAGGTGGCTGGCCGCATGGCCCCCCAGGAAGGTGCCAAGTACCTGGAGAAACCCCTGAAAGGCCGCGGCATTCTGCTCGGCGGCGTACCCGGCGTAAAGCCCGCCCACGTGCTGGTACTCGGCGGCGGTATCGTTGGTACCCAGGCTGCTAAAGTAGCCGCCGGCCTCGGCGCCCAGGTAACCATCATGGACATCAGCCTGAACCGTCTGCGCGAATTGGACGATTTCATGCCCAAGAACGTGGTAACCCAGTACTCGAACGAGTACAACATCCGCGAAGCCATCAAAACCGCCGACCTCGTGGTGGGTGCCGTCCTGATTCCCGGCGCCAAGGCTCCGCACCTGATTACCCGCGAAATGCTCAAGACCATGCGCCCCGGTACGGTGCTCGTGGACGTGGCCGTGGACCAGGGTGGCTGCATCGAGACCTGCGTGCCCACGACCCACGAAAACCCTACTTTCATCATCGACGACATCGTGCATTACTGCGTGGCCAACATGCCCGGTGCCGTACCGTACACTTCGACTCTGGCGCTGACCAACGCCACGTTGCCTTACGCCGTGAAGCTGGCCAACCTGGGCTGGCAGGAAGCCTGCCGCCGCGACGCCTCGCTGCGTCTGGGCCTGAACGTGGTGCACGGCGAAGTGGTGTACCCCGGTGTGGCCGAAGCCTGGAATCTGCCGCTGGTAAGCGTGGATACCGTGCTGGAAGGCGCCACCGCCTAA
- a CDS encoding DUF1573 domain-containing protein, with protein sequence MKNLASFFLALVLGAASFGARAQGVMTFEKEAHDFGNVAEGTMATHEFKFKNTGNQPIIIANVQASCGCTTPDWTKTPVLPGKSGIIKAMYSSAGRPGIFNKTVTVTSNASTPSAVLSIKGNVLNKEEVKATLTPAQLAQSPRLVLDRTSHDFGKMEAGQQPVAKFTVRNTGKQDLQLGALTSSCNCVGYKATPAPIKAGQSATVELIYAQRQVGTVSDIVTIGSNDLHGDAKLTLKANVVRDLNAASMVKESGVAVPFK encoded by the coding sequence ATGAAAAATCTCGCCTCCTTTTTCCTGGCTCTGGTACTGGGAGCCGCCAGCTTTGGAGCCCGCGCCCAGGGCGTCATGACGTTCGAGAAAGAAGCCCACGACTTCGGCAACGTGGCTGAGGGCACCATGGCTACGCACGAGTTCAAGTTCAAGAATACCGGTAATCAGCCCATCATTATTGCCAACGTGCAGGCCAGCTGCGGCTGCACCACTCCCGACTGGACCAAAACGCCCGTTTTGCCCGGCAAGAGCGGCATCATCAAGGCCATGTACAGCAGCGCCGGCCGGCCCGGTATTTTCAACAAAACCGTAACCGTGACCAGCAACGCCAGCACGCCCAGCGCCGTGCTCAGCATTAAGGGTAACGTGCTGAACAAGGAAGAGGTGAAAGCTACGCTCACGCCGGCCCAGCTGGCACAGTCGCCCCGCCTGGTGCTGGACCGCACCAGCCACGACTTTGGCAAGATGGAAGCCGGCCAGCAGCCCGTGGCCAAGTTTACGGTGCGCAATACCGGTAAGCAGGATCTACAGCTCGGCGCCCTGACTTCGTCGTGCAACTGTGTGGGCTACAAAGCTACGCCGGCCCCGATTAAGGCGGGCCAGAGCGCTACGGTAGAACTGATTTATGCCCAGCGCCAGGTTGGTACCGTGAGCGACATAGTCACTATCGGCTCGAACGACCTGCACGGCGACGCCAAGCTGACGCTGAAAGCCAACGTGGTGCGCGACCTGAACGCGGCCAGCATGGTAAAGGAAAGCGGCGTGGCCGTGCCATTCAAGTAG